A region of Periplaneta americana isolate PAMFEO1 chromosome 16, P.americana_PAMFEO1_priV1, whole genome shotgun sequence DNA encodes the following proteins:
- the LOC138691964 gene encoding zinc finger protein 83-like — protein MEPAVELLGSQLHDNTYEMEGKKALSKEGNLSHLEVSGMKTECVDRSYDIKSEIKVEDATPVPISFPVVKSEVDEDLSDVDRVQQEQEVEVSSEEDEVLTDSIVDNVEKSVLRYSASIDREKDKSTQCGSKREECSNFSDVSRNVITCDMCDKVFRTEQSLNLHSQIHKTEESFKCNICGKCYSRSTYLRRHALIHDSRRAVKCDLCGKCFTRLGLLKIHYRIHTGEKPYTCEECGQCFSRAGHLKMHVRIHTGEKPYTCEVCGKSFSRSGELKSHVRIHTGEKPYTCEECGKCFSQAGHLQLHVRIHTGEKPYTCDICGECFPHSGKLKLHLQIHTGKKPYTCEECGKCFSQAGNLKLHVRIHTGEKPYTCEVCGKCFSTWSILNRHAGVHTGEKPYKCDICGTRFSQMVYLRKHIFRHTGQRPFKCESCGKCFSTTGHLNFHARIHTGEKPFNCVVCGKSFSAAGSVKKHMRIHTGEKPFNCEVCGMSFTGTSNLNRHALIHTGERPFKCDVCGKCFPHLGALKRHLMTHIGKTMQM, from the exons ATGGAACCTGCAGTTGAACTCCTGGGCTCACAACTACATGATAACACATAcgaaatggaaggaaaaaaggCTTTATCAAAG GAAGGGAATTTATCCCACCTGGAAGTGTCCGGCATGAAGACAGAATGTGTGGACCGGAGTTACGATATCAAATCAGAGATAAAGGTTGAAGATGCCACACCAGTGCCTATCAGCTTTCCTGTGGTGAaatctgaagttgat GAAGATTTGTCGGATGTGGACAGAGTTCAGCAGGAACAGGAAGTGGAAGTGTCTTCAGAAGAGGATGAAGTGTTGACTGACAG CATTGTCGATAATGTTGAGAAGAGCGTGTTACGATATTCCGCCAGCATTGATCGTGAAAAAGACAAATCAACGCAGTGTGGTAGCAAGAGGGAAGAGTGTTCAAACTTTAGCGATGTGAGTCGTAATGTTATCACCTGTGATATGTGCGACAAAGTATTTCGTACTGAGCAATCTCTGAATCTTCATTCTCAAATACACAAAACTGAAGAGTCATTCAAATGCAACATTTGTGGAAAGTGTTATTCAAGATCGACATATTTGAGGAGACATGCTCTCATACACGACTCCAGGAGGGCAGTCAAATGCGACTTGTGCGGAAAGTGTTTCACGCGATTAGGGCTGTTAAAGATACATTACCGGATACACACTGGCGAAAAGCCATATACGTGCGAGGAATGTGGACAGTGTTTCTCACGGGCTGGACATTTAAAGATGCATGTACGAATACACACTGGCGAAAAGCCATATACGTGCGAGGTATGCGGGAAGTCCTTTTCACGATCTGGAGAGTTGAAGTCACATGTACGAATACACACTGGCGAAAAGCCATATACGTGCGAggaatgtggaaagtgtttctcacagGCTGGACATTTACAGTTGCACGTACGAATACACACTGGGGAAAAGCCATATACGTGCGACATATGTGGCGAATGTTTTCCACACTCTGGAAAGTTGAAGTTGCATTTACAAATACACACTGGCAAAAAGCCATATACGTGCGAggaatgtggaaagtgtttctcacagGCTGGAAATTTAAAGTTGCATGTACGAATACACACTGGAGAAAAGCCATATACATGCGAGgtatgtggtaagtgtttctcgacATGGTCAATTTTAAACAGACATGCTGGCGTACACACAGGAGAAAAGCCATACAAATGCGATATTTGTGGAACAAGATTTTCTCAAATGGTGTATCTAAGGAAACACATTTTCAGACACACTGGCCAAAGACCGTTTAAGTGCGAGtcgtgtggaaagtgtttctcaacaACTGGACATTTAAACTTTCATGCGCGCATACACACAGGCGAAAAGCCATTTAACTGCGTGGTATGTGGAAAGAGTTTTTCAGCAGCGGGAAGCGTAAAGAAACATATGCGTATACACACAGGTGAAAAGCCATTTAATTGCGAGGTATGTGGAATGAGTTTCACAGGAACGAGCAACTTGAACAGACATGCGCTTATACACACAGGTGAAAGGCCATTTAAATGCgacgtgtgtggaaagtgttttccaCATTTGGGAGCCTTAAAGAGACATTTAATGACTCACATAGGTAAAACCATGCAAATGTGA